One Anaerolineales bacterium DNA segment encodes these proteins:
- a CDS encoding PadR family transcriptional regulator, translated as MSLRYALLGFIEMLQPVSGYDLKKWFEGSISFYWPATHTQIYRTLAELAKEKLVSAKKVEQTARPDKKMYSLTDRGWQSLTAWLHQEVDLPDTRHGLLVQLSFADGLETGEILSLLRGFMAKVRSRLRCLEQDQQQILAYGRTGRERLLWELILDSGLEYYRGELRWAEQAVRRLQEYEEKKPQISSGDGEGT; from the coding sequence ATGTCCCTTCGGTATGCGCTGCTCGGCTTCATAGAGATGCTGCAGCCGGTCTCCGGATACGATCTGAAAAAGTGGTTCGAAGGCTCGATCAGCTTTTATTGGCCGGCGACCCACACCCAGATCTATCGGACCCTGGCCGAGTTGGCGAAAGAAAAATTGGTTTCCGCCAAGAAGGTGGAACAGACTGCCCGGCCGGACAAGAAGATGTACTCCCTTACGGATCGGGGCTGGCAGTCGCTCACGGCGTGGCTGCATCAGGAGGTGGATCTGCCCGATACGCGCCACGGACTGCTCGTCCAGCTGTCGTTTGCCGACGGCTTGGAAACCGGGGAAATCCTCTCCCTGTTGCGCGGTTTTATGGCGAAGGTTCGTTCGCGCCTCCGATGCCTTGAGCAGGATCAGCAGCAGATCCTAGCCTACGGCCGCACAGGGCGGGAGCGCCTATTGTGGGAATTGATCCTCGACAGCGGCCTGGAATATTACCGCGGGGAGTTGCGCTGGGCGGAGCAGGCGGTCCGGCGGCTGCAGGAATACGAAGAGAAAAAACCGCAGATCTCCTCCGGGGACGGGGAGGGAACCTAG
- a CDS encoding SDR family NAD(P)-dependent oxidoreductase: protein MELKNKKILVTGASRGIGRAIALALLGAGAEVYLTARSEESFAFLREGAAARTGKAHAGRLDLASPESIREGADRAFAVLGGIDILVNNAGITSQSLVVDQDPEQAEREVRVNYLGAYRLTRAVLPRMLERGSGMIVNVSSTIGSVPSPTQANYCATKAALVAFSEALRGEVEDRGIDVRVFLPGHTQTEMGRSIRLKTPQRMTAEEVAAHFLRALRSKRAVYVCGGANEGIIRIHRMFPEAARRIMKDIALGSFRSA, encoded by the coding sequence ATGGAGCTGAAGAATAAAAAAATACTGGTCACCGGCGCGTCACGGGGAATCGGGCGCGCGATCGCGCTGGCGCTGTTGGGTGCAGGCGCGGAGGTCTATCTGACGGCGCGTTCGGAGGAATCGTTCGCCTTTCTCCGCGAGGGGGCGGCGGCCCGGACCGGGAAGGCGCATGCCGGCCGCCTGGACCTGGCCTCTCCGGAATCCATCCGCGAAGGGGCGGATCGGGCGTTCGCCGTCCTGGGCGGGATCGACATCCTCGTCAACAACGCCGGGATCACGTCGCAGAGTCTCGTGGTCGACCAGGATCCGGAGCAGGCCGAGCGAGAGGTGCGGGTGAACTATCTGGGCGCCTACCGTCTGACCCGGGCCGTCCTGCCGCGGATGCTCGAACGCGGGTCCGGAATGATCGTGAACGTCTCATCGACGATCGGCAGTGTGCCCAGCCCGACCCAGGCCAATTACTGCGCCACCAAGGCCGCCCTGGTCGCCTTCTCCGAAGCCCTGCGCGGGGAGGTGGAGGACCGCGGGATCGACGTCCGGGTGTTCCTCCCCGGGCATACGCAGACCGAAATGGGGAGAAGCATCCGGTTGAAAACGCCGCAGAGGATGACCGCCGAAGAGGTGGCCGCCCATTTTCTGCGAGCCCTGCGGAGCAAGCGCGCGGTTTACGTCTGCGGGGGGGCGAACGAGGGGATCATCCGGATCCACCGGATGTTTCCCGAAGCCGCGCGCCGGATCATGAAGGACATCGCCCTGGGTTCCTTCCGAAGCGCCTGA
- a CDS encoding hemerythrin domain-containing protein — MGASLPTQVLEREHRFIEKVVQACLALSEEIRAGRAIDADLLRRIADFMRVYADKCHHGKEEILLFPALIARGVPMTGCPIGALSAEHVQGRRLVGGLVDSVGMLDSAGEEARKGILANLDGIQRLYPNHIWKEDYLLFPMTLKMMDPKDLEALQEKFEAVDRSLGREALLGYETFADGLEARSKNPA, encoded by the coding sequence AAAGGTCGTCCAGGCGTGCCTGGCGCTGTCGGAGGAAATCCGCGCCGGCCGAGCGATCGACGCGGATCTTTTGCGGCGGATCGCGGATTTCATGCGCGTGTACGCCGACAAGTGCCATCACGGCAAGGAGGAGATCCTGCTCTTCCCGGCGCTGATCGCCCGCGGCGTGCCGATGACCGGCTGTCCGATCGGCGCGCTATCGGCCGAGCATGTCCAGGGCCGGCGGCTGGTCGGCGGTCTGGTGGATTCGGTCGGGATGCTGGACAGCGCCGGGGAGGAAGCCCGCAAGGGAATCCTCGCAAACCTTGACGGCATCCAGCGCCTGTATCCGAATCACATCTGGAAGGAGGATTACCTCCTCTTCCCGATGACGCTCAAAATGATGGACCCGAAGGACCTGGAGGCGCTGCAGGAAAAGTTTGAAGCCGTCGACCGCTCGCTGGGCCGGGAGGCCCTGCTGGGATACGAAACGTTCGCCGACGGGCTCGAAGCGCGGTCGAAAAATCCGGCATAG